Genomic window (Thermoleophilaceae bacterium):
GCCCGCGGGGATGTTCCTGCGGTCCGGCCCGGACTGGCACCTCGATGGCGGCGGCGTCCACACGCTCGAGGCGTACCTGCACGAGCGTCAGATCCGCCCCGACGAGGTGGACCCGATCCCGATCGAGCTCTTCCTCGATTACGCAGACTGGTTCAGGGAGCTGAAGGGGCTCGATGTGCGCGCGGACTTCGTGACCCGTCTCGAGAAGACGAATGGACGTTTCGACGCCACGCTCGAGAGCGGCGAGCATGTAGTGGCGGACGCCGTCGTGGCAGCGCCGGGCGTCCGCCACTACGCCTGTCTGCCCGAATGGGCGGCTTCGCTACCGCCCGATTGCGCGGCGCACACCTGCGACCTCGTGAGTTTCGACGACGTTGCCGGGGCGCGCGTGCTGATCGTCGGCGGCAGGCAGAGCGCGTACGAGTGGGCGGCGCTCATCGGTGAGCACGGCGCGGAGCGGATCGACGTGGTGCACCGGCACGACGTGCCGCGCTTCGAGCGTGTGAGCTGGCGCTTCGTGGACGCTCACGTGGAGCGGACGCTGAACGTGCCCGGCTACTGGCGCAAGCTGCCGAAGGAGGAGCAGGATGCCATCGCCCGCCGCTTCTGGGAGGTGGGGCGGCTCACGCTCGAGCAGTGGCTCACGCCGCGTCTCGACCCGAAGCGCGTGCACCGCCGGCCGGGCACCGAGGTGGTGGAGGCGGGCTGCCGTGACGGCGACCCGATGCGGATCACGCTGTCCGACTCAACACGCCTTGAAGTGGACCGTGTGGTGTTCGCGTGCGGATACCGCGCCGACCTGCAGGGCGTGCCGTATCTCGAGGGCGTGATCGACCGGGTGGAGCTGGCGGACGGCTTCCCGGTGCTCGACGAGTCGTTCCAGACCACGCTCGACGGCCTCTACGTCAGCGGCTTCTCCGCCACGAGGGACTTCGGCCCGTTCTTCGGGTTTGTGAAGGGATCGCCCGCGGCGGCCACGCTGATCGTGCGGGATGTGATCGCACCGGCCCGGCAGCCGTCGTCAGCGCACAGCGTCTGAGAGCGCCTTCGCGGCGGCACCTCCCGAGAACCCGCCGTCCACCGGAATGTCCGCTCCGCTGATGAAGCTCGACTCTTCCGACATCAGGAAGACCATCAGCCCGGCCACATCGTCCACCTCGCCGGCGCGGCCGAGCGGCGTCAGGCTCACGTTGGCGCCCCGGAACGCCGGGGGCGCGGTACGCGTCATCGCCGTGTCGATGTAGCCGGGGTGCACCGCGTTCACGCGGATGCCGCGTGACCCGAGCTCGGTGGCCGCGCAATGCGTCAGCCCGCGCAGCGCCCACTTGCTGGCCGTGTAGGCGGCCGTGTAGTGGCCGGTGAGCGCCGCGACGGACCCCACGTTGACTATCGACGCACCTCTGCGCATCAACGGAAGCAGCGCCTGGATCCCCAGCATCGCGCCGGTCACGTTCACCGCCAGCACCCGGTTCCAGTCGTCCAACTCCACATCGCCGAGCCTCACTCGGCTCGTGATCCCCGCGTTGTTGATCAGCCCGTCCACGCGGCCGAAGCTCGCATCGACCCAGTCGGCGAGCTCTCGCCAGCTGCCTGGATCGGTTACGTCGAGCCGCCGCGGGTGGAGTGCTTCGTCGTCGATCTGCTTCACGTCCGCTGCCACCACCGTCGCGCCCTCTGACGCAAGGGCGAGCGCCTCCGCCCGCCCCTGGCCCTGAGCCGCGCCGCTCACGACGATCACTCGGCCCTCGAGCTTGCCGGTCATGCGCGCCGGCTCAGTGGCCCCAAACGCGGTCCGCCACCCGCGCGACGAGCTCGAGCTTGCGCCACTGCGTGTCCTCGTCCACATCGTTGCCGCCGGCCTCGGAGGCGAAGCCGCACTGCGGGCAGAGCGCCAGCTGCGAGACGTCGAGGTAGCGCCCGGCCTCCTCGAGGTGCTGCAGCAGCACGTCCTCGGACTCGAGCGCCGGGTTCTTCGTCGAGACGATCCCCATGCCCACCACCGGCCCCTCCGGCACATGGCGCAGCGCCGAGTAATCGCCCATGCGGGAGGTGTCGTCCCACTCGACGAGGAACGAGTCGTACGGCAGCGAGAAGAACGCCTCGGCCACGGGGTCGAGCGAGCCGCTGACCATGTACATGCCGCGCAGGTTGCCGCGGCAGAGGTGGATCGCGGTGCGGACGTGGTCGGGAAGACCCTGCACGATCATCGTGTCCGCCATCACCGAGCCCTGGAGCATCTGGTCGAGGTCCGCGCCCATCGCCTTCATCTGGGCGCTGAACTGCGGGTCCGCGATCAGCGGATAGGCGGGGTAGTCGAGCTGGATGTACGTGGCGCCGGCCGCCACGGCCTCGTCGATCAGCTCCCGCAGGATCTGGAGGGAATGGCCCGCCATCTCCTCGAAGCTCGAGTAGACCTTGTCCGTGACGCCGGGGCGGAACATCATCGGGTTCGCGATCGAGGACGCCGCCGGGAAGGTCACCTTCACCGGTCGCTCGGTGAGCCCAGCGACGTACTCCGCCTCGGTCGCGCCGGGGCTGGCGATCTTCTCGAGGCGCTCCGCCACGATCGGCCGCCCCTCCACCTCGAGCGTCTCCCCGCTGTCGTTGCGGAAGGTGATCTTCTGCTCGTGGTTCGGCGCGAACCCGCGCACCGCCTGGTCGAACGAGCCCATGAAGAACACGCGTCGGAACTCGCCGTCGGTGACGCAGTCGAGACCCGCCGCCTCCTGCTTGGCCACCGCATCGCGGATGCACTCGTCCTCGATTTCGCGCAGCGCGGCCTGGTTGGCCTGCGCGAAGTCGAGGCTCGCGTCCGTCGGCCGCGCCTCGTCCATCGAGAACGACGACACCTGCGAGATCGCGTCAAGCAGCCGCTTGGGCCTCAGCAGGCTCCCGACGTGCTCCGCGCGCGGGACTGTGCGAGTGGCAGTTGTCATCGATCACCCCACCGGTGCCGGGTTGTTGAAGAAGTCGTTGATGAAGCTCGACGGCATGAAGCTCTGCGGATCGCCGGACACCGTTCCCGGCGTGGTGATGCTCCAGGTCGGCTCCGACCAGTCGGCCAGGTTCGCATCCGTGATCACCGGGTTCTCGGCGACGAGGGTGTTGAGCTTCACGCCCTGCCCGGCCAGCATTCGCATGGCCACCTCGTGCAGTGCACGCGCCGCGGGCACCGGCGGCAGGCTTGTGGAAGAGGCGTGATAGCTCGACTGGTTCTGGCGCCAGTAGCCGAGGAAGCCCTTGTCCATGCCCACCTCGGCGAATGGCGGGATCGGCCGGCCCGTCTGCTTGAACGCCTGCAGCGTGCCGACGCTCTCGCCCGCCAGTGTGGTCACCCCGTCGATCTTCTGCGGGTGCGTGGCCAGGTACTTGAGGGTCTCCGACTTGGCGCCGCTCTCGGAGAACGCGCCGTAGATCTCGCCGCCCACCTTCATGCCGGGGCAGCTCTTGATCGCGTTGTCCCAGCCCTCGTTGGTCTGGTTGTCCACCGCCGCGCCCGCGAGTGCGCGTACCTCCACGACGTTGCCCTTACCGCCCATCAGCTTGGTCACGTACGACATCGTGGTGGCGGCATCGAGATAGTTGTTGCCGTCCACGTTCACGGCGCCGTCGACCGGCACCGGGCTGAGCAGCGTGACGGTGGGGATCCCGGCGGCCTTGGCTCGCTGCACCGGGCCGTCGAACGAGTCCTGCGAGGGCGTCTCGAGGATGATCAGATCCGGGTGCGCCTGAACCAGCTGGTTGTACTGCTGGAGCTGCTGCCCGATGTCGATGTTGCTGCCGGTGGTCTTGATGATCACCTGCTTGACGTTCTTGTCCTGGCCGAAGTCCTTCTTGATCGAGTTGACTATCTGGACCTGAAAGTCGCTCACCAGCTGGGCCCAGGAGACGGCGATTGTGTACGGGCCGGGATGCGAGGGCTTCCAGTTCGCCCATGCGCTCTTCAACACCTTGACGGTGCTCTGCGGGAAGTCCGCGTAGCCACCGAGCGCCTGCTTGTGGGCGGCGTCGAGCCCGGCGATCACTCCGTCTGGATCGGCGGGCTGCTTGGCGGAGAAGCTGCCGCAGCCGGACGCCGGCGGCTTCCAGTTGGCTGCGAAGGCGGGGATCTTGGCGCCGCCCGAGCTGCTGCCGCTGCTCGAGCTGCCGCTGCCGCCGCAGGCCGCGACGAGGATCGTGGTGGACGCGACGGCAAGCGCCGTCAAGAGCTGAGTTGTTCTGGTGCGCATGTGGTTCATCGCTTGGGCAAAAGGGGCCGAGCGTCCTGGCTCGGCCCCTTTCACTTGCTCCCTAGTACCTGGCGGTTCCCTTGTAACGGAAGGTGCCGGTGGAGAGCTTTCCGGCGAACGTGCCCTTGCCGGTGATGCCCTTGTACTTGCCGGTGCCGGACCCCTTCACGATCCTCCAGGTGCCCTTGGCATCGTTGGCGGCGCCGGTGGTGCCGTGACCTATCAGCGTGAACTTGCCGGCACCGCACTTCCAGTGCTGGGTGGTATTCGGAATCACCAGCTTGCCGGTCATCTTGCAGGTGCCGAAGGGTGAGCCCTTGTAGGTGGAATGCACCTTGATCCCGCTCGTGCCGCCGTGACCGAGCATGTTCACCTTGTGCGACGACTTCGCGAACGCGGTGGCTACGAACGCTGTGACGAGCAGCGCGCAGAGCGCGCAGAGCAGCAGCACGAGGCTGCGAGTCTTCCCTCTCACGTGATCTCCTCCAGTGAGGTTGTGTGCGCGTGCGCACGGTTGGTTCGGGCCGACGGCGTCTGCCTCATCAGATCGTGTCCCTCAGCCGGCGATCGCGGCCGTAACCGGCCACGACGATGAGGATCAGCACGCCGAAGATGATCTGCTGGTCGGCGGTGTCGTAGCCGTGGCCGACCAGGATGGTTGTGAGCTCGGTGAGGATGAGCGCGCCGAGCACCGTGTGGGTGTAGTCGCCGCGCGCGCCCATGATGGTGGTGCCGCCGACGATGACGGCGGTGAGCCCCTGGAACAGGTACGGGTCGCCGAGCGTCTGGTCCGCACCCGAGAAGCCGGCCAGCAGCACGCCGACGATCGCCGAGCAGACGGCACTCGCCGCGAACACCACGGTCCACACGCGGGCCGTGTTCACGCGCGCTAGATCCGCGGCGCGCGGATTGGCCCCGGTGGCGTAGAGCCTGCGCCCCGGCACGGTGCGGTGCAGAACGAGGCCGGCGAGGATCGCGACCATCGCCCAGATCACCACCACCGGGCTGATGCTCACGCCGAAGGTGGTGCCGGTCGGCGACGTGAGGTTCGATAGGAAGGTCGGTGCCGAGCCCGTGAGCTTCCCGCCCGTCCACGCGAGACAGCCGCCGGACGCGAGCGCGCCCATGCCGAGAGTGACGATCAGCGGCTGGATCCGGTAGCGGTGACAGATCCAGCCGCTGATCGCGCCCATCGCCGCGGCGAGCACGAGGATCACCGCGAACGCGGGCACGAAGGCCCAGTGGTGTGTTCCGCAAAGCTGGCTGACGAGGATCGCGCCGGCCACGATGAAGCCGGGAATCGACAGGTCGAGCCCGCCGACGATCATCACGATCGTCTGACCGAGCGCCGCGAGTCCAAGCAGCGAAGCGAGAACGAGCATCGAGCGGACGCTGGTGCTCGCGGAGAAGCCGCTGATGGTCGCGGCCCCGTAGACGAACAGCGCGATGAGCGCCACCAGTTGCAACACCGGGGCGCGCCGCTGTACACGCCCGATCGTGGCCGCGGCGGCGCTCATGCGGTCTCCCTCCTGAGCCCCGGCCGCAGCGTCATCAGCCGGGCGCCCACCACCACGCCGGCCACGAGCATCCCGCCGTACACCACGCTGTTCCAGGTGGGCGGCACGTTCACCGCCGAGAGCAGGGTCTGCATCAGATAGATCGCGAAAGCCCCGAGCGCCGAGCCCAGGAGCCCACCCCGGCCGCCGCCGAGAACGGTGCCGCCGAGCGCCACGCCCGCCAGCGCGATCAGCGTGTACTGGGCCGCGCTCGCCGCCTGGCTGGACTGCACGAGAGCGGTGAGCGCGATGCCGCCCACGGCTGCGAACAAGCCGCCCAGCGAGTAGGCGACGATGCGCGTGGCGGTGACGTCCACGCCCGCCGAGAACGCGGTGCTCTGGTTGCCGCCCACGGCGAAGAGCTGGCGGTGGTACGAGGTGCGGCTGAGCACGAGCCACACGGCGGCCGGGACGAGGATGGTGATGAGCGCGCCGGGGAAGAACCACACCTTGTCGCCGAGGTGCGTGGTCCAGTTGCCGGGCGGCGTGGGCCGGGGGCTGGCGCCGAACTTGAGGTTCAGCCCGATCAGGATGAAGAAGGTGCAGAGCGTGGCGATCACGGGCTGGTAGCGGAGCGTCGTAACGAGCACTCCGTTCACGGCGCCGATCCCCGCTCCGATCAGGAGGATCAGCGGCACGGCCGCCCAGCCGGACTCGAGCCCGTGCGGGAAGAACTTGTGGACGAGCAGGACGTTGCAGAACACCACGAGCGGACCCGCGGAGAGGTCGAGCCCGCCGCCGCCCGAGAGGATCGAAGGCGTGGACGCCATCGCCACGATCGCGAGCGGCGCGAACGACGCCAGCTCCTGCGGCCAGTTGCCCGGCTTGCCGAAGCTCGGCTCGGCGATGATGTTCGCCACGAGCAGCGCGAGCGAGAGCAGCAGCGCGAATCCGAACGGCCGGCTGCGCAGGAGC
Coding sequences:
- a CDS encoding FAD-dependent oxidoreductase yields the protein METQLLVIGAGPYALSTAALARESGIDTVILGRPMGFWREHMPAGMFLRSGPDWHLDGGGVHTLEAYLHERQIRPDEVDPIPIELFLDYADWFRELKGLDVRADFVTRLEKTNGRFDATLESGEHVVADAVVAAPGVRHYACLPEWAASLPPDCAAHTCDLVSFDDVAGARVLIVGGRQSAYEWAALIGEHGAERIDVVHRHDVPRFERVSWRFVDAHVERTLNVPGYWRKLPKEEQDAIARRFWEVGRLTLEQWLTPRLDPKRVHRRPGTEVVEAGCRDGDPMRITLSDSTRLEVDRVVFACGYRADLQGVPYLEGVIDRVELADGFPVLDESFQTTLDGLYVSGFSATRDFGPFFGFVKGSPAAATLIVRDVIAPARQPSSAHSV
- a CDS encoding SDR family NAD(P)-dependent oxidoreductase; its protein translation is MTGKLEGRVIVVSGAAQGQGRAEALALASEGATVVAADVKQIDDEALHPRRLDVTDPGSWRELADWVDASFGRVDGLINNAGITSRVRLGDVELDDWNRVLAVNVTGAMLGIQALLPLMRRGASIVNVGSVAALTGHYTAAYTASKWALRGLTHCAATELGSRGIRVNAVHPGYIDTAMTRTAPPAFRGANVSLTPLGRAGEVDDVAGLMVFLMSEESSFISGADIPVDGGFSGGAAAKALSDAVR
- a CDS encoding cobalamin-independent methionine synthase II family protein, which encodes MTTATRTVPRAEHVGSLLRPKRLLDAISQVSSFSMDEARPTDASLDFAQANQAALREIEDECIRDAVAKQEAAGLDCVTDGEFRRVFFMGSFDQAVRGFAPNHEQKITFRNDSGETLEVEGRPIVAERLEKIASPGATEAEYVAGLTERPVKVTFPAASSIANPMMFRPGVTDKVYSSFEEMAGHSLQILRELIDEAVAAGATYIQLDYPAYPLIADPQFSAQMKAMGADLDQMLQGSVMADTMIVQGLPDHVRTAIHLCRGNLRGMYMVSGSLDPVAEAFFSLPYDSFLVEWDDTSRMGDYSALRHVPEGPVVGMGIVSTKNPALESEDVLLQHLEEAGRYLDVSQLALCPQCGFASEAGGNDVDEDTQWRKLELVARVADRVWGH
- a CDS encoding substrate-binding domain-containing protein, coding for MRTRTTQLLTALAVASTTILVAACGGSGSSSSGSSSGGAKIPAFAANWKPPASGCGSFSAKQPADPDGVIAGLDAAHKQALGGYADFPQSTVKVLKSAWANWKPSHPGPYTIAVSWAQLVSDFQVQIVNSIKKDFGQDKNVKQVIIKTTGSNIDIGQQLQQYNQLVQAHPDLIILETPSQDSFDGPVQRAKAAGIPTVTLLSPVPVDGAVNVDGNNYLDAATTMSYVTKLMGGKGNVVEVRALAGAAVDNQTNEGWDNAIKSCPGMKVGGEIYGAFSESGAKSETLKYLATHPQKIDGVTTLAGESVGTLQAFKQTGRPIPPFAEVGMDKGFLGYWRQNQSSYHASSTSLPPVPAARALHEVAMRMLAGQGVKLNTLVAENPVITDANLADWSEPTWSITTPGTVSGDPQSFMPSSFINDFFNNPAPVG
- a CDS encoding DUF3224 domain-containing protein, whose protein sequence is MRGKTRSLVLLLCALCALLVTAFVATAFAKSSHKVNMLGHGGTSGIKVHSTYKGSPFGTCKMTGKLVIPNTTQHWKCGAGKFTLIGHGTTGAANDAKGTWRIVKGSGTGKYKGITGKGTFAGKLSTGTFRYKGTARY
- a CDS encoding ABC transporter permease, which gives rise to MSAAAATIGRVQRRAPVLQLVALIALFVYGAATISGFSASTSVRSMLVLASLLGLAALGQTIVMIVGGLDLSIPGFIVAGAILVSQLCGTHHWAFVPAFAVILVLAAAMGAISGWICHRYRIQPLIVTLGMGALASGGCLAWTGGKLTGSAPTFLSNLTSPTGTTFGVSISPVVVIWAMVAILAGLVLHRTVPGRRLYATGANPRAADLARVNTARVWTVVFAASAVCSAIVGVLLAGFSGADQTLGDPYLFQGLTAVIVGGTTIMGARGDYTHTVLGALILTELTTILVGHGYDTADQQIIFGVLILIVVAGYGRDRRLRDTI
- a CDS encoding ABC transporter permease, with translation MRELLRSRPFGFALLLSLALLVANIIAEPSFGKPGNWPQELASFAPLAIVAMASTPSILSGGGGLDLSAGPLVVFCNVLLVHKFFPHGLESGWAAVPLILLIGAGIGAVNGVLVTTLRYQPVIATLCTFFILIGLNLKFGASPRPTPPGNWTTHLGDKVWFFPGALITILVPAAVWLVLSRTSYHRQLFAVGGNQSTAFSAGVDVTATRIVAYSLGGLFAAVGGIALTALVQSSQAASAAQYTLIALAGVALGGTVLGGGRGGLLGSALGAFAIYLMQTLLSAVNVPPTWNSVVYGGMLVAGVVVGARLMTLRPGLRRETA